A part of Salvelinus alpinus chromosome 23, SLU_Salpinus.1, whole genome shotgun sequence genomic DNA contains:
- the LOC139550978 gene encoding glycogen debranching enzyme-like isoform X1 has translation MSLQAKQVRVLVLRDMEQLGRTLFRLDQGFELQFRLGPTLQGKHVRVQTNYPAPGEHFDRHTFRALDWHNPTGREDDCDKFCSLDLQIAGSYQYNFGHGREEKSGGGYVVVDPVLRAGADDHHVHLDCITIQTYLSKCLGHLDDWPDRLRVAKESGYNMIHFTPLQTLGKSRSCYSLADQLSLNPEFSPPGKNYTWTDVGELVQKLKKEWNMICITDVVYNHTAANSPWIKEHPECGHNLVNSPHLRPAWVLDQAIWHMTCNMADAKYAANGLPAQVQNEAHLNAIRDVLWGQIFPKIKLWEFFQVRIESAVEEFRDLLADGEKPDQKKTGGKQGLKIIQDPKFIRFGNEVDMDSALETFVPHSHSTQAILEACNRLWGRLEEINKEQYQQMIHHQEKAADCIVGNVVYERLADHGPKLGPVTRKDPIVPRYFTFPFEEKSLEDDLKMMDQPDKACHFLAHNGWVMGDDPLRNFAEPGSNVYIRRELICWSDSVKLRYGDKPDDCPYLWAHMRKYTEITAKHFAGVRLDNCHSTPLHVAEYMLDVARVAMPSLYVVAELFTGSEDLDNVFVNKLGITSLIREAMSAGDSHEEGRLVYRYGGEPVGAFVQPSLRPLVPSIAHAMFLDVTHDNECPIQLRSAYDSLPSSAIVSMACCCSGSTRGYDEMVPHQISVVKEERFYPKWNPDAKASSPGEVNLKTGIIAGKLALNKMHQDLASKGFNQVYVDQVDEDVVAVTRHCPSTHQSVVAVCRTAFHNPKHHQYRKEVPPMFIPGKINEVVLEARVIDRQAGTYKKCEKYINGMPEYTVEIKEHIQLKDSGVVKHAGVTSKGSSEFVQEIVFERLTPGSVIAFRVSLDPRAQELVGVIRHHLIQFSPKYKLGSLPDQHTPTILETPLAQIMSKLTLADMNMLLFRCDSEEQEEGGGCYNIPSWTSFKYGGLQGLMSVMADIRPKNDLGHPVCDNLRQGDWMIDYVSNRLVSRGGALGEVGKWLKGMFHYLKHIPRYLIPCYFDAILVGAYTTALDITFNKMSSFVQNGSTFVKLLALGSVQMCGVGSFPALPPLSLALPDVPYRLNKDTGKKEQCCVSLAAGLPHFSSGIFRCWGRDTFIALRGLMLVTGRHLEARNIILAFAGTLRHGLIPNLLGEGIGARYNCRDAVWWWLQCIQDYCTLVPEGTAILHCPVVRMYPHDDSEPHAPGTPFSFTQPLCDVIHEAMTRHMQGIDFRERNAGPNIDMHMKDEGFNVVAKVNRYTGFVYGGNRFNCGTWMDKMGESDRARNKGTPATPRDGSAVEMVGLSKSALRWLVELHKKGLFPHSSMKIHRDGKELKVSYEDWNHKIQVNFEKNFYVSHDEKDPDEKHPDLVHKRGIYKDSHEASSPWCDYQLRPNFCIAMVVAPELFTVERAWKALEVAEKKLLGPLGMKTLDPDDMVYCGVYDNALDNDNYNVARGFNYHQGPEWLWPIGYFLRAKLYFAKKLGKETYDQTVYLVKSILSQHYVHLERSSWKGLPELTNENGQNCPFSCESQAWSISTVLEVLHDM, from the exons GCTTTGAGCTCCAGTTCCGTCTGGGCCCTACTCTCCAGGGGAAACATGTGCGTGTGCAGACTAACTACCCCGCCCCAGGGGAACACTTTGACCGTCACACCTTCCGGGCCCTGGACTGGCACAACCCCACGGGAAGAGAGGACGACTGTGACAAGTTCTGCTCCCTAGACCTACAGATCGCTGGATCGTACCAATACAACTTTGGTCACGG ccgcGAGGAGAAGTCAGGCGGTGGCTACGTGGTGGTGGACCCAGTGCTGCGCGCCGGAGCTGACGACCACCACGTCCATCTGGATTGTATCACCATCCAGACCTACTTGTCCAAATGCCTCGGACACCTGGATGACTGGCCAGACAGACTGAGGGTGGCTAAGGAGTCTG GCTACAACATGATCCACTTTACGCCTCTGCAGACGCTCGGTAAATCTAGGTCCTGCTACTCCCTAGCTGACCAACTAAGCCTGAACCCAGAGTTTTCACCTCCGGGAAAGAACTACACCTGGACAGATGTGGGAGAGTTGGTGCAGAAACTGAAGAAAGAGTGGAACATGATCTGTATCACTGATGTGGTCTACAATCACACAG CCGCCAACAGCCCATGGATCAAGGAGCACCCTGAGTGTGGCCACAACCTGGTCAACTCCCCCCACCTGAGGCCAGCCTGGGTCCTGGACCAGGCCATATGGCACATGACTTGCAACATGGCTGATGCCAAGTACGCTGCTAACGGCCTTCCCGCCCAGGTCCAGAATGAGGCGCACCTGAAT gCAATCCGCGATGTTCTGTGGGGGCAGATCTTCCCCAAGATCAAGCTGTGGGAGTTCTTCCAGGTCAGAATCGAAAGCGCTGTGGAGGAGTTCAGGGACCTGCTCGCAGATG GAGAGAAACCAGACCAGAAGAAGACTGGGGGTAAACAGGGACTGAAGATCATTCAGGACCCCAAGTTCATACGCTTCGGAAACGAAGTGGACATGGACTCTGCCCTGGAGACCTTTGTGCCTCACAG CCACAGTACACAAGCCATTCTGGAGGCCTGTAACAGGCTGTGGGGGAGACTGGAGGAGATCAATAAAGAGCAGTACCAGCAGATGATACACCACCAGGAGAAG GCCGCGgactgcattgtgggaaatgtagtttaTGAGCGCCTTGCTGACCATGGACCCAAACTGGGCCCCGTCACCAGGAAAGACCCTATTGTTCCCAG ATACTTTACCTTTCCGTTCGAGGAGAAGAGCCTGGAGGATGACCTGAAGATGATGGACCAGCCAGACAAGGCCTGTCACTTCCTGGCTCACAACGGCTGGGTGATGGGAGACGACCCTCTGAGAAACTTTGCCGAGCCTG GCTCCAACGTGTACATCAGGAGAGAGCTGATCTGCTGGAGCGACAGCGTCAAGCTTCGCTATGGCGACAAGCCCGACGACTGCCCCTACTTGTGGGCCCACATGCGGAAGTACACAGAGATCACAGCCAAGCACTTCGCTGGGGTCCGCCTGGACAACTGTCACTCCACCCCCCTGCACGTGGCTGAG TACATGTTGGACGTGGCTCGTGTGGCGATGCCCAGTCTGTATGTGGTGGCTGAGCTTTTCACGGGCAGCGAGGACCTGGACAATGTCTTTGTAAATAAGCTAGGCATTACTTCACTCATCAGAG AGGCAATGAGTGCAGGGGACAGTCACGAGGAGGGCAGGCTGGTGTACAGGTATGGAGGGGAGCCCGTCGGAGCCTTTGTCCAGCCCAGCCTCCGGCCCTTGGTGCCCAGCATCGCCCACGCCATGTTCCTGGATGTCACCCACGACAACGAGTGCCCCATCCAG CTCCGCTCTGCGTACGACTCGCTCCCCAGCTCTGCCATCGTCTCAATGGCCTGCTGTTGCTCTGGCAGCACCAGGGGATACGATGAGATGGTGCCCCACCAG ATCTCAGTGGTGAAGGAGGAGCGTTTCTACCCCAAGTGGAACCCTGACGCCAAGGCCTCGTCCCCCGGTGAGGTCAACCTGAAGACGGGTATTATCGCCGGCAAGCTGGCCCTCAACAAAATGCACCAGGATCTGGCCTCCAAGGGCTTTAACCAG GTGTACGTGGACCAGGTGGACGAGGACGTTGTGGCGGTGACGCGTCACTGTCCCAGCACACACCAGTCTGTGGTCGCCGTGTGTCGCACGGCCTTCCACAACCCCAAACACCACCAGTACAGGAAGGAGGTTCCACCCATGTTCATCCCTG gtAAAATTAATGAGGTGGTTCTCGAGGCGCGTGTCATTGACAGGCAAGCCGGCACCTACAAGAAATGTGAGAAGTACATTAACGGCATGCCGGAGTACACTGTGGAGATTAAGGAGCACATCCAG CTGAAGGACAGTGGCGTTGTGAAACATGCAGGCGTGACATCTAAGGGCAGCAGTGAGTTTGTCCAGGAGATCGTCTTCGAGCGCCTCACCCCCGGCAGCGTCATCGCCTTCAG GGTGAGTCTGGATCCCAGGGCCCAAGAGCTGGTGGGAGTCATCAGACATCACCTGATCCAATTCAGCCCAAAGTACAAGCTTGGCAGTCTGCCCGACCAGCACACACCAACCATACTGGAGACACCCCTGGCACA GATCATGTCTAAGCTGACCCTGGCCGACATGAACATGCTGCTGTTCCGCTGTGACTCtgaggagcaggaggaaggaggaggctgCTACAACATCCCCTCCTGGACTAGCTTCAAGTACGGTGGCCTGCAAG GTTTGATGTCAGTGATGGCGGACATTCGTCCCAAGAACGACCTGGGCCACCCGGTGTGTGACAACCTGAGACAGGGTGACTGGATGATTGACTATGTCAGCAACAGGCTGGTGTCCCGTGGTGGCGCTCTAGGAGAG GTGGGGAAGTGGCTGAAAGGGATGTTCCACTATCTGAAGCACATCCCTCGCTACCTCATCCCCTGCTACTTTGACGCCATCCTAGTGGGAGCGTACACCACGGCTCTGGACATCACCTTCAACAAGATGTCCAG TTTTGTCCAGAACGGCTCCACCTTTGTCAAACTGCTGGCTCTGGGCTCGGTCCAGATGTGTGGTGTTGGCAGTTTCCCGGCTCTGCCCCCCTTGTCCCTGGCGCTACCCGACGTCCCCTACCGCCTCAACAAGGACACCGGCAAGAAGGAGCAGTGCTGCGTCTCCCTGGCCGCAG GTCTGCCTCACTTCTCCTCTGGAATCTTCCGCTGCTGGGGCCGTGACACCTTTATCGCTCTGCGTGGACTCATGCTGGTCACTGGTCGTCACCTGGAGGCTAG AAACATCATCCTGGCGTTTGCAGGCACCCTGAGACACGGTCTTATCCCCAACCTGTTGGGCGAGGGCATCGGTGCACGCTACAACTGCCGTGATGCAGTGTGGTGGTGGCTGCAGTGCATCCAAGACTACTGTACCCTGGTGCCCGAGGGCACTGCCATCCTCCACTGCCCCGTGGTCAGGATGTACCCCCATGACGACTCCGAGCCCCACGCCCCTGGCACTCCG TTCTCGTTCACACAGCCCCTTTGTGATGTCATCCATGAGGCCATGACACGTCACATGCAGGGTATCGACTTCAGAGAGCGCAACGCCGGACCAAATATCGACATGCACATGAAGGACGAGG GCTTCAATGTTGTGGCCAAAGTGAATCGTTATACTGGCTTTGTGTACGGCGGCAACCGCTTCAACTGCGGAACGTGGATGGACAAAATGGGAGAGAGTGACAGAGCTCGCAACAAGGGCACGCCCGCCACACCCAG AGATGGGTCAGCGGTGGAGATGGTGGGCCTCAGTAAGTCTGCGTTGCGCTGGCTGGTGGAGCTCCATAAGAAGGGCCTGTTCCCCCACAGCTCCATGAAAATACATCGGGACG GTAAAGAGTTGAAGGTGTCCTATGAGGATTGGAACCATAAGATCCAGGTCAACTTTGAGAAGAACTTCTACGTGTCCCACGACGAGAAGGACCCCGACGAGAAGCACCCCGACCTGGTCCACAAGAGAGGCATTTACAAGGACAGCCACGAAGCCTCCAGCCCCTGGTGTGACTACCAGCTCAGGCCCAACTTTTGCATCGCCATGGTGGTG GCTCCTGAATTGTTCACGGTGGAGAGAGCCTGGAAGGCCCTGGAGGTCGCTGAGAAGAAGCTGCTAGGACCTCTGGGAATGAAGACCTTGGATCCAGA TGATATGGTGTACTGTGGTGTCTATGACAACGCCCTGGATAACGACAACTACAACGTGGCCAGAGGCTTCAACTACCACCAAGGACCG gAGTGGCTGTGGCCAATTGGGTACTTCCTTCGAGCAAAGCTCTATTTTGCCAAGAAGCTTGGGAAGGAGACCTATGACCAGACAGTGTACCTGGTGAAGAGCATTCTCTCTCAGCATTATGTCCACCTGGAGAG GTCTAGTTGGAAGGGTCTGCCAGAGCTGACCAATGAAAACGGACAGAATTGCCCCTTCAGCTGCGAATCCCAGGCCTGGTCCATCTCCACGGTGCTGGAAGTCCTCCACGACATGTAA
- the LOC139550978 gene encoding glycogen debranching enzyme-like isoform X2, with amino-acid sequence MSLQAKQVRVLVLRDMEQLGRTLFRLDQGFELQFRLGPTLQGKHVRVQTNYPAPGEHFDRHTFRALDWHNPTGREDDCDKFCSLDLQIAGSYQYNFGHGREEKSGGGYVVVDPVLRAGADDHHVHLDCITIQTYLSKCLGHLDDWPDRLRVAKESGYNMIHFTPLQTLGKSRSCYSLADQLSLNPEFSPPGKNYTWTDVGELVQKLKKEWNMICITDVVYNHTAANSPWIKEHPECGHNLVNSPHLRPAWVLDQAIWHMTCNMADAKYAANGLPAQVQNEAHLNAIRDVLWGQIFPKIKLWEFFQVRIESAVEEFRDLLADGEKPDQKKTGGKQGLKIIQDPKFIRFGNEVDMDSALETFVPHSHSTQAILEACNRLWGRLEEINKEQYQQMIHHQEKAADCIVGNVVYERLADHGPKLGPVTRKDPIVPRYFTFPFEEKSLEDDLKMMDQPDKACHFLAHNGWVMGDDPLRNFAEPGSNVYIRRELICWSDSVKLRYGDKPDDCPYLWAHMRKYTEITAKHFAGVRLDNCHSTPLHVAEHMLAAARVVRPNLYVIAELFTGSELIDNVFVNRLGITSLVREAMSAGDSHEEGRLVYRYGGEPVGAFVQPSLRPLVPSIAHAMFLDVTHDNECPIQLRSAYDSLPSSAIVSMACCCSGSTRGYDEMVPHQISVVKEERFYPKWNPDAKASSPGEVNLKTGIIAGKLALNKMHQDLASKGFNQVYVDQVDEDVVAVTRHCPSTHQSVVAVCRTAFHNPKHHQYRKEVPPMFIPGKINEVVLEARVIDRQAGTYKKCEKYINGMPEYTVEIKEHIQLKDSGVVKHAGVTSKGSSEFVQEIVFERLTPGSVIAFRVSLDPRAQELVGVIRHHLIQFSPKYKLGSLPDQHTPTILETPLAQIMSKLTLADMNMLLFRCDSEEQEEGGGCYNIPSWTSFKYGGLQGLMSVMADIRPKNDLGHPVCDNLRQGDWMIDYVSNRLVSRGGALGEVGKWLKGMFHYLKHIPRYLIPCYFDAILVGAYTTALDITFNKMSSFVQNGSTFVKLLALGSVQMCGVGSFPALPPLSLALPDVPYRLNKDTGKKEQCCVSLAAGLPHFSSGIFRCWGRDTFIALRGLMLVTGRHLEARNIILAFAGTLRHGLIPNLLGEGIGARYNCRDAVWWWLQCIQDYCTLVPEGTAILHCPVVRMYPHDDSEPHAPGTPFSFTQPLCDVIHEAMTRHMQGIDFRERNAGPNIDMHMKDEGFNVVAKVNRYTGFVYGGNRFNCGTWMDKMGESDRARNKGTPATPRDGSAVEMVGLSKSALRWLVELHKKGLFPHSSMKIHRDGKELKVSYEDWNHKIQVNFEKNFYVSHDEKDPDEKHPDLVHKRGIYKDSHEASSPWCDYQLRPNFCIAMVVAPELFTVERAWKALEVAEKKLLGPLGMKTLDPDDMVYCGVYDNALDNDNYNVARGFNYHQGPEWLWPIGYFLRAKLYFAKKLGKETYDQTVYLVKSILSQHYVHLERSSWKGLPELTNENGQNCPFSCESQAWSISTVLEVLHDM; translated from the exons GCTTTGAGCTCCAGTTCCGTCTGGGCCCTACTCTCCAGGGGAAACATGTGCGTGTGCAGACTAACTACCCCGCCCCAGGGGAACACTTTGACCGTCACACCTTCCGGGCCCTGGACTGGCACAACCCCACGGGAAGAGAGGACGACTGTGACAAGTTCTGCTCCCTAGACCTACAGATCGCTGGATCGTACCAATACAACTTTGGTCACGG ccgcGAGGAGAAGTCAGGCGGTGGCTACGTGGTGGTGGACCCAGTGCTGCGCGCCGGAGCTGACGACCACCACGTCCATCTGGATTGTATCACCATCCAGACCTACTTGTCCAAATGCCTCGGACACCTGGATGACTGGCCAGACAGACTGAGGGTGGCTAAGGAGTCTG GCTACAACATGATCCACTTTACGCCTCTGCAGACGCTCGGTAAATCTAGGTCCTGCTACTCCCTAGCTGACCAACTAAGCCTGAACCCAGAGTTTTCACCTCCGGGAAAGAACTACACCTGGACAGATGTGGGAGAGTTGGTGCAGAAACTGAAGAAAGAGTGGAACATGATCTGTATCACTGATGTGGTCTACAATCACACAG CCGCCAACAGCCCATGGATCAAGGAGCACCCTGAGTGTGGCCACAACCTGGTCAACTCCCCCCACCTGAGGCCAGCCTGGGTCCTGGACCAGGCCATATGGCACATGACTTGCAACATGGCTGATGCCAAGTACGCTGCTAACGGCCTTCCCGCCCAGGTCCAGAATGAGGCGCACCTGAAT gCAATCCGCGATGTTCTGTGGGGGCAGATCTTCCCCAAGATCAAGCTGTGGGAGTTCTTCCAGGTCAGAATCGAAAGCGCTGTGGAGGAGTTCAGGGACCTGCTCGCAGATG GAGAGAAACCAGACCAGAAGAAGACTGGGGGTAAACAGGGACTGAAGATCATTCAGGACCCCAAGTTCATACGCTTCGGAAACGAAGTGGACATGGACTCTGCCCTGGAGACCTTTGTGCCTCACAG CCACAGTACACAAGCCATTCTGGAGGCCTGTAACAGGCTGTGGGGGAGACTGGAGGAGATCAATAAAGAGCAGTACCAGCAGATGATACACCACCAGGAGAAG GCCGCGgactgcattgtgggaaatgtagtttaTGAGCGCCTTGCTGACCATGGACCCAAACTGGGCCCCGTCACCAGGAAAGACCCTATTGTTCCCAG ATACTTTACCTTTCCGTTCGAGGAGAAGAGCCTGGAGGATGACCTGAAGATGATGGACCAGCCAGACAAGGCCTGTCACTTCCTGGCTCACAACGGCTGGGTGATGGGAGACGACCCTCTGAGAAACTTTGCCGAGCCTG GCTCCAACGTGTACATCAGGAGAGAGCTGATCTGCTGGAGCGACAGCGTCAAGCTTCGCTATGGCGACAAGCCCGACGACTGCCCCTACTTGTGGGCCCACATGCGGAAGTACACAGAGATCACAGCCAAGCACTTCGCTGGGGTCCGCCTGGACAACTGTCACTCCACCCCCCTGCACGTGGCTGAG CACATGCTGGCAGCAGCCAGGGTGGTCAGGCCCAACCTGTATGTGATCGCGGAGCTCTTTACGGGCAGCGAGCTCATTGACAATGTGTTTGTTAACCGCCTGGGGATAACCAGTCTTGTCAGAG AGGCAATGAGTGCAGGGGACAGTCACGAGGAGGGCAGGCTGGTGTACAGGTATGGAGGGGAGCCCGTCGGAGCCTTTGTCCAGCCCAGCCTCCGGCCCTTGGTGCCCAGCATCGCCCACGCCATGTTCCTGGATGTCACCCACGACAACGAGTGCCCCATCCAG CTCCGCTCTGCGTACGACTCGCTCCCCAGCTCTGCCATCGTCTCAATGGCCTGCTGTTGCTCTGGCAGCACCAGGGGATACGATGAGATGGTGCCCCACCAG ATCTCAGTGGTGAAGGAGGAGCGTTTCTACCCCAAGTGGAACCCTGACGCCAAGGCCTCGTCCCCCGGTGAGGTCAACCTGAAGACGGGTATTATCGCCGGCAAGCTGGCCCTCAACAAAATGCACCAGGATCTGGCCTCCAAGGGCTTTAACCAG GTGTACGTGGACCAGGTGGACGAGGACGTTGTGGCGGTGACGCGTCACTGTCCCAGCACACACCAGTCTGTGGTCGCCGTGTGTCGCACGGCCTTCCACAACCCCAAACACCACCAGTACAGGAAGGAGGTTCCACCCATGTTCATCCCTG gtAAAATTAATGAGGTGGTTCTCGAGGCGCGTGTCATTGACAGGCAAGCCGGCACCTACAAGAAATGTGAGAAGTACATTAACGGCATGCCGGAGTACACTGTGGAGATTAAGGAGCACATCCAG CTGAAGGACAGTGGCGTTGTGAAACATGCAGGCGTGACATCTAAGGGCAGCAGTGAGTTTGTCCAGGAGATCGTCTTCGAGCGCCTCACCCCCGGCAGCGTCATCGCCTTCAG GGTGAGTCTGGATCCCAGGGCCCAAGAGCTGGTGGGAGTCATCAGACATCACCTGATCCAATTCAGCCCAAAGTACAAGCTTGGCAGTCTGCCCGACCAGCACACACCAACCATACTGGAGACACCCCTGGCACA GATCATGTCTAAGCTGACCCTGGCCGACATGAACATGCTGCTGTTCCGCTGTGACTCtgaggagcaggaggaaggaggaggctgCTACAACATCCCCTCCTGGACTAGCTTCAAGTACGGTGGCCTGCAAG GTTTGATGTCAGTGATGGCGGACATTCGTCCCAAGAACGACCTGGGCCACCCGGTGTGTGACAACCTGAGACAGGGTGACTGGATGATTGACTATGTCAGCAACAGGCTGGTGTCCCGTGGTGGCGCTCTAGGAGAG GTGGGGAAGTGGCTGAAAGGGATGTTCCACTATCTGAAGCACATCCCTCGCTACCTCATCCCCTGCTACTTTGACGCCATCCTAGTGGGAGCGTACACCACGGCTCTGGACATCACCTTCAACAAGATGTCCAG TTTTGTCCAGAACGGCTCCACCTTTGTCAAACTGCTGGCTCTGGGCTCGGTCCAGATGTGTGGTGTTGGCAGTTTCCCGGCTCTGCCCCCCTTGTCCCTGGCGCTACCCGACGTCCCCTACCGCCTCAACAAGGACACCGGCAAGAAGGAGCAGTGCTGCGTCTCCCTGGCCGCAG GTCTGCCTCACTTCTCCTCTGGAATCTTCCGCTGCTGGGGCCGTGACACCTTTATCGCTCTGCGTGGACTCATGCTGGTCACTGGTCGTCACCTGGAGGCTAG AAACATCATCCTGGCGTTTGCAGGCACCCTGAGACACGGTCTTATCCCCAACCTGTTGGGCGAGGGCATCGGTGCACGCTACAACTGCCGTGATGCAGTGTGGTGGTGGCTGCAGTGCATCCAAGACTACTGTACCCTGGTGCCCGAGGGCACTGCCATCCTCCACTGCCCCGTGGTCAGGATGTACCCCCATGACGACTCCGAGCCCCACGCCCCTGGCACTCCG TTCTCGTTCACACAGCCCCTTTGTGATGTCATCCATGAGGCCATGACACGTCACATGCAGGGTATCGACTTCAGAGAGCGCAACGCCGGACCAAATATCGACATGCACATGAAGGACGAGG GCTTCAATGTTGTGGCCAAAGTGAATCGTTATACTGGCTTTGTGTACGGCGGCAACCGCTTCAACTGCGGAACGTGGATGGACAAAATGGGAGAGAGTGACAGAGCTCGCAACAAGGGCACGCCCGCCACACCCAG AGATGGGTCAGCGGTGGAGATGGTGGGCCTCAGTAAGTCTGCGTTGCGCTGGCTGGTGGAGCTCCATAAGAAGGGCCTGTTCCCCCACAGCTCCATGAAAATACATCGGGACG GTAAAGAGTTGAAGGTGTCCTATGAGGATTGGAACCATAAGATCCAGGTCAACTTTGAGAAGAACTTCTACGTGTCCCACGACGAGAAGGACCCCGACGAGAAGCACCCCGACCTGGTCCACAAGAGAGGCATTTACAAGGACAGCCACGAAGCCTCCAGCCCCTGGTGTGACTACCAGCTCAGGCCCAACTTTTGCATCGCCATGGTGGTG GCTCCTGAATTGTTCACGGTGGAGAGAGCCTGGAAGGCCCTGGAGGTCGCTGAGAAGAAGCTGCTAGGACCTCTGGGAATGAAGACCTTGGATCCAGA TGATATGGTGTACTGTGGTGTCTATGACAACGCCCTGGATAACGACAACTACAACGTGGCCAGAGGCTTCAACTACCACCAAGGACCG gAGTGGCTGTGGCCAATTGGGTACTTCCTTCGAGCAAAGCTCTATTTTGCCAAGAAGCTTGGGAAGGAGACCTATGACCAGACAGTGTACCTGGTGAAGAGCATTCTCTCTCAGCATTATGTCCACCTGGAGAG GTCTAGTTGGAAGGGTCTGCCAGAGCTGACCAATGAAAACGGACAGAATTGCCCCTTCAGCTGCGAATCCCAGGCCTGGTCCATCTCCACGGTGCTGGAAGTCCTCCACGACATGTAA